Proteins found in one Geomonas subterranea genomic segment:
- a CDS encoding exosortase C-terminal domain/associated protein EpsI, whose translation MINWYRFVMLYVLLLGVGLYLQFHRDVTVPVNRPLEQFPAQVNGWRMVGSTQFSADVQNVLKATDLLVRQYVNEKGEKVELYIGYHGGGKGSGEIHSPKHCLPGSGWHEEFTSKDTIPAGSGSLNVVRSVYRKGDSSALFLYWYQVRGKSISDEFSLKGQQIANSFLSRRRDASFIRISLPSEGDQAKATATAKRFAQDLLPTIRAFLPG comes from the coding sequence ATGATCAACTGGTATCGCTTTGTCATGCTGTATGTGCTTTTGCTTGGCGTCGGGCTGTATTTGCAGTTTCACCGCGATGTCACCGTGCCGGTGAACAGGCCGCTCGAACAGTTCCCGGCCCAGGTGAACGGGTGGCGTATGGTCGGCTCTACCCAATTTTCCGCTGACGTGCAGAACGTGCTTAAGGCAACGGACCTCCTTGTGAGGCAGTATGTCAACGAAAAAGGGGAAAAGGTCGAGCTTTATATCGGCTATCACGGTGGCGGTAAAGGGAGCGGTGAGATTCATTCCCCCAAACACTGCCTCCCTGGAAGCGGCTGGCACGAGGAGTTCACCTCAAAGGACACCATCCCTGCCGGGAGCGGCTCCTTGAACGTGGTGCGGTCCGTTTATCGGAAGGGCGATAGTAGCGCGCTTTTTCTTTACTGGTACCAGGTCCGCGGCAAGAGCATTTCCGACGAGTTCTCGCTGAAAGGGCAACAGATTGCGAATTCATTTCTCTCTCGACGTCGAGATGCTTCTTTCATCAGGATATCACTGCCATCGGAAGGCGATCAGGCAAAAGCCACTGCCACGGCCAAGAGGTTCGCGCAGGATCTGCTCCCGACCATAAGGGCTTTTCTTCCGGGCTGA
- a CDS encoding Crp/Fnr family transcriptional regulator: MTCPTSLRHKHESNVISSIPFFSSLTPDEVDQVEKLFRKKNYEKEQIVLYEEDTSSYMYLIYSGKVRVVKMNDEGKEQIITIHKKNDFFGEMSLLDNKTSPATIIAHEDSVIGLLHKSDFEQHLMHNDEIRKKVIELLCSRLRESWEMIKILSFNAENAQDRVLSLLDRLGELYGVRDDRGVIIDVKMTHQQMASYASVTRETMSRVLRSLEKSDVISVLDSKAILLNKTFFNTRSNGKRP; the protein is encoded by the coding sequence ATGACTTGTCCGACATCGCTGAGACACAAGCACGAATCCAACGTCATCAGCAGCATCCCTTTCTTCTCATCCCTGACCCCAGATGAGGTCGATCAGGTTGAGAAACTGTTCAGAAAGAAGAACTACGAAAAGGAGCAGATAGTCCTGTACGAGGAGGACACCTCCAGCTACATGTACCTGATCTATTCGGGGAAGGTACGGGTCGTGAAGATGAACGACGAGGGGAAAGAGCAGATCATCACGATCCACAAGAAGAACGACTTCTTCGGCGAGATGTCCCTTTTGGACAACAAGACCTCCCCGGCCACCATCATAGCCCACGAGGACTCGGTGATCGGGCTTTTGCACAAGAGCGATTTCGAGCAGCACCTGATGCACAACGACGAGATCCGCAAGAAGGTCATCGAGCTGCTGTGCAGCCGCCTGCGCGAATCGTGGGAGATGATCAAGATCCTCAGCTTCAACGCGGAGAACGCCCAGGACCGGGTTCTTTCCCTGCTGGACCGGCTGGGAGAACTGTACGGGGTCCGTGACGACCGCGGCGTCATCATCGACGTGAAGATGACCCACCAGCAGATGGCCAGTTACGCGTCAGTGACCCGCGAAACCATGAGCCGCGTGCTGCGCAGCCTGGAGAAGTCGGACGTGATCAGCGTCCTGGACAGCAAGGCGATCCTGCTCAACAAGACCTTCTTCAATACACGAAGCAACGGCAAGAGGCCGTAA
- a CDS encoding Ig-like domain-containing protein codes for MFSVLPLFLFLLLSLPHPCLATSVSLAWDPSPDTDIAGYRVYYQANSSGLPFQGTGAAEGNAPVDGGTLTVASISGLDPANSYYFAVTAYNSAGTESVYSNIVQVPETLPPLVSVTSPAENTPVATNLVICAAAADNVGIAKVQFLVNGAQVHETSAAPYTYTWNAAALPAGSYAISARAVDLSGNEAVSKAVNVSVVGDAISPTVSLAVPPSDAKVGGTISVSASASDNLGVSRLELSIDGTLLLSSNQNPVSYVWNTASFANGTHVISVRAYDAAGNSGVASATVLVDNGTGQTDSTPPPASTSTSTSTATSPLTLADAQFALQIASGQQGPTLDQMQRLDVAPYVNGQPQPNGKVDTGDVVVILAKLTGKL; via the coding sequence TTGTTTTCTGTACTGCCGCTGTTTTTGTTCTTGCTGCTGTCCCTGCCTCATCCCTGTCTCGCCACCAGCGTGTCCCTGGCCTGGGATCCCAGCCCGGACACCGACATCGCCGGATACCGGGTCTACTACCAGGCCAACAGCAGCGGACTTCCGTTCCAGGGGACCGGAGCCGCCGAGGGAAATGCCCCTGTTGATGGCGGCACACTCACCGTGGCGAGCATCAGCGGGCTGGATCCGGCCAACTCTTACTATTTCGCCGTGACCGCATACAACTCCGCCGGTACCGAAAGCGTCTATTCGAACATCGTGCAGGTCCCCGAAACCCTCCCCCCCCTGGTCAGCGTAACCTCCCCCGCGGAAAATACCCCGGTGGCCACAAATCTCGTCATCTGCGCAGCCGCCGCCGACAACGTCGGCATCGCCAAGGTACAGTTCCTGGTGAACGGCGCCCAGGTGCACGAGACTTCCGCCGCACCTTATACCTACACCTGGAACGCGGCGGCGCTGCCGGCGGGGAGCTACGCCATCTCGGCCAGGGCCGTCGACCTCTCCGGAAACGAGGCGGTATCCAAAGCCGTCAACGTTTCAGTGGTGGGGGACGCCATATCACCCACAGTTTCGCTGGCGGTGCCTCCTTCGGATGCCAAAGTGGGGGGCACCATCAGCGTCTCAGCAAGCGCCAGCGACAACCTCGGCGTGAGCAGGCTCGAGCTCTCCATCGACGGGACGTTGTTATTGAGCAGCAACCAGAACCCCGTGAGCTACGTCTGGAATACGGCGAGCTTCGCCAATGGCACCCATGTCATCAGCGTCAGGGCGTACGATGCAGCCGGAAACAGCGGAGTGGCATCCGCGACCGTCCTCGTGGACAACGGCACCGGTCAGACCGACTCGACACCCCCCCCGGCCTCGACCTCCACCTCGACTTCAACTGCAACCTCGCCCCTCACGCTCGCGGACGCGCAATTCGCCCTTCAGATCGCGTCGGGGCAGCAGGGTCCGACGCTCGACCAGATGCAGCGCCTGGACGTGGCGCCCTACGTGAATGGCCAACCCCAGCCCAACGGCAAAGTCGATACCGGCGACGTCGTGGTCATCCTCGCCAAGCTGACCGGTAAGCTGTGA
- the xrtA gene encoding exosortase A, which produces MTVAESIRTYRWQFVLVLLLLTGVYYAVVADMVSQWYEDPNYSHGFIVPLVAGYFVYQRRHDVAGLPLDPWWPGLFIILLGLAQLSIGWLGIEFFTMRSSLIVTLGGMTLYFFGRQFFAFMFLPLCYLCFMVPIPYIVYDMIAFPLKLFVTRISIAALKLMGVVVMHEGNVILLPMTTLEVADACSGIRSLISLLAVAVAFASCLKLSWRKKVLLASLAIPVAILANALRVIGTGALAQYWGARAAEGFFHEFAGMAVFVVAVLVLVAMGSWLARGTQGAR; this is translated from the coding sequence GTGACTGTTGCCGAGTCGATAAGGACGTACAGGTGGCAATTCGTGTTGGTGCTCCTGTTGCTTACCGGAGTCTACTACGCAGTCGTTGCCGACATGGTGTCCCAATGGTATGAAGACCCTAACTATTCCCACGGCTTTATAGTTCCTCTAGTCGCCGGATACTTCGTGTACCAGCGGCGGCATGACGTGGCTGGCCTGCCCCTGGATCCCTGGTGGCCCGGCCTGTTCATCATCCTGCTCGGTCTCGCCCAGCTTTCGATTGGGTGGCTCGGCATCGAGTTTTTCACCATGAGAAGCTCCCTCATTGTGACGCTGGGGGGGATGACCCTGTATTTCTTTGGCAGGCAGTTCTTCGCCTTCATGTTCCTCCCCTTGTGCTATCTCTGCTTCATGGTTCCAATCCCTTACATCGTCTACGACATGATTGCCTTCCCTTTGAAGCTTTTTGTGACCCGCATTTCCATTGCCGCCCTGAAGTTGATGGGGGTCGTGGTTATGCATGAAGGTAACGTAATACTGCTTCCCATGACCACGCTCGAGGTGGCGGATGCCTGCAGCGGAATCAGGTCTCTCATCTCCCTTCTCGCCGTTGCCGTGGCCTTTGCTTCGTGCCTGAAACTGAGTTGGCGGAAAAAGGTCTTGCTCGCCTCCCTGGCCATCCCTGTCGCGATTCTGGCCAACGCCTTGCGGGTCATAGGCACGGGAGCGCTGGCCCAGTACTGGGGGGCACGAGCTGCCGAAGGGTTCTTTCACGAGTTTGCCGGGATGGCGGTCTTCGTCGTAGCTGTTCTGGTTCTGGTGGCTATGGGGTCTTGGCTCGCAAGAGGCACGCAGGGGGCGCGATGA